The proteins below are encoded in one region of Juglans microcarpa x Juglans regia isolate MS1-56 chromosome 4D, Jm3101_v1.0, whole genome shotgun sequence:
- the LOC121260967 gene encoding acid phosphatase 1-like has translation MAFLRFFLLFSLLSLAFSYETLNSHLLPRPLILEYQENIENQFKEFDEELKLQCTSWRFAVEANNLSPWKTIPQECADYVKDYIKGRAYTIDIQRVSKEAGVYAKSVELSGDGKDVWVFDVDETLLSNLPYYAEHGYGLEVFDPVEFDKWVEKAMAPAIEPSLKLYEEVLGSGFKVFLLTGRSERQREITVGNLNNAGFQNWDKLILRAPEDHGKLATIYKSEKRNEMVKEGYRILGNSGDQWSDLLGSSTANRSFKLPNPMYYIP, from the exons ATGGCTTTCTTGagattctttcttcttttctctctactttCCCTCGCTTTTTCTTACGAAACTCTTAATTCCCATCTTCTTCCGAGGCCTTTGATCCTCGAATACCAGGAGAACATCGAGAATCAGTTCAAGGAATTCGATGAGGAGCTCAAATTACAGTGTACCAGTTGGAGATTCGCGGTCGAGGCTAACAATCTCAGCCCCTGGAAAACAATTCCCCAGGAATGTGCGGACTATGTGAAGGATTACATAAAGGGCCGGGCGTACACTATCGATATCCAGAGGGTGTCGAAGGAGGCAGGAGTTTACGCGAAAAGTGTGGAATTGAGTGGGGATGGGAAGGATGTTTGGGTTTTCGATGTTGACGAGACCTTGCTTTCGAATCTTCCGTATTATGCTGAACATGGTTATGG CTTGGAGGTTTTTGATCCTGTGGAGTTTGATAAGTGGGTTGAGAAGGCGATGGCACCTGCTATTGAACCCAGTTTGAAACTCTATGAAGAGGTTTTGGGTTCGGGATTCAAGGTTTTCTTGCTGACTGGGCGCAGTGAGAGGCAAAGGGAGATTACTGTTGGGAATTTGAATAATGCAGGATTTCAGAATTGGGACAAGCTCATATTGAG GGCCCCTGAGGACCATGGAAAATTAGCCACAATATACAAGTCGGAGAAGCGGAACGAGATGGTAAAAGAGGGATATAGGATTCTCGGGAACTCTGGGGACCAGTGGAGCGATTTATTGGGTTCCTCAACAGCCAACCGCTCTTTCAAGCTTCCAAATCCTATGTATTACATTCCCTGA
- the LOC121260968 gene encoding putative kinase-like protein TMKL1 gives MKNNHMIKVVLGLTSTTLLVILVLFVFFYRKRTAENGREDIENMDQKQGVEAQTEDLIKFHGGQDLTISDILDAPGEVIGKSNFGTLYKALMQQNSTLRLLRFLRPVCSARGMEFDDVIQLLGCVRHPNLVPLLGFYAGPRGEKLLVHPFYRRGNLAEFIRDGNGESQTWAIIYSISFGISKGLEHLHTGFQKPIIHGNLKSKNVLLDRNYHPYISDFGLHLLLNATASQEMLEASAAEGYKAPELIKMKDASEETDIYSLGVILLELISGREPINENPTPDEDFYLPNFMRNAVLGHRIGDLFRPEILLSSDNGDRSRVAEERILKLFQLAMACCSPSPSLRPNIKQVLWKLEDIGK, from the exons ATGAAGAACAACCACATGATCAAAGTAGTTCTTGGACTAACTTCAACAACTTTGTTGGTGATTCTCGTACTTTTCGTCTTCTTTTACCGCAAAAGAACGGCAGAAAATGGTCGTGAAGACATAGAAAACATGGATCAGAAACAGGGAGTTGAGGCACAGACGGAGGACTTGATAAAATTCCATGGCGGACAGGACCTAACGATAAGTGACATACTGGATGCTCCGGGGGAGGTGATAGGAAAATCCAACTTTGGCACGCTGTACAAGGCCTTAATGCAGCAGAATAGTACGTTGAGGCTGCTGAGGTTTCTGAGGCCAGTGTGCAGTGCAAGAGGTATGGAATTTGACGATGTGATTCAGCTTCTGGGGTGCGTAAGGCATCCCAACTTGGTGCCTCTTCTGGGATTCTACGCAGGGCCGAGGGGAGAGAAGCTTCTTGTTCACCCCTTTTACAGGCGCGGCAATTTGGCAGAATTCATTCGAG ATGGAAATGGTGAATCTCAAACATGGGCCATTATTTATAGCATCTCATTTGGAATATCCAAGGGATTGGAACATCTCCATACAGGATTTCAGAAGCCCATAATCCATGGAAACCTCAAGTCAAAAAACGTACTTTTGGATCGCAATTACCATCCTTACATCTCTGACTTCGGCCTTCATCTTCTGTTGAATGCTACTGCTAGCCAAGAAATGCTTGAAGCTTCAGCAGCTGAGGGTTACAAGGCTCCAGAGCTGATCAAAATGAAAGATGCGAGCGAAGAGACTGATATATACAGCCTTGGGGTGATCTTACTTGAACTAATTTCAGGGAGGGAGCCTATCAATGAGAACCCAACTCCTGATGAGGATTTTTATCTGCCCAACTTCATGAGGAATGCTGTCCTTGGACATAGGATTGGAGACTTATTTCGTCCTGAAATACTTCTCAGCAGCGACAATGGGGATCGAAGCCGGGTTGCTGAAGAACGCATTCTCAAACTCTTTCAGCTTGCTATGGCTTGTtgttctccttctccttctctccgGCCCAATATTAAGCAAGTTCTCTGGAAGCTTGAAGATATTGGAAAATAA